One stretch of Pelmatolapia mariae isolate MD_Pm_ZW linkage group LG3_W, Pm_UMD_F_2, whole genome shotgun sequence DNA includes these proteins:
- the LOC134624170 gene encoding uncharacterized protein LOC134624170, producing the protein MMKMNMKTRVLFVILAVVSQHASGVEVYEGEESVLLPCKLVVPEDHAVVWKREDLTSFIVHTIVEGKDDLINQNPRYGNRTSMRALQTGDLSLTLRNPTFTDSGTYTCATRIHGVDKERTEVQLKVKERPVWPKVLPAVLVPVLLLGAVIIFLLYRVTQREKLMTEAQLTPLEVMEGAPSVLLPYTHTCCLGEVVKVEWIFVTDENKKVFVFENGQIKHDQQHRDYRERAEMESFPPKEKKTDQLNWSEVDLSLTLRNPVCADGGVYLCIIHDKAVNTMKLKLVPLLVKEPLMTTIRASLGRGNSAASKPLPPFRVSKEKKNVGESHPLSSQPV; encoded by the exons ATGATGAAGATGAATATGAAGACACGTGTGCTGTTTGTGATCCTCGCTGTCG TGTCCCAGCATGCATCAGGGGTGGAGGTGTATGAGGGGGaggagtctgtcctgctgccctgtaAGCTTGTTGTTCCTGAGGATCATGCAGTCGTGTGGAAACGTGAAGATCTGACTTCTTTCATCGTTCACACCATCGTGGAGGGAAAAGATGATCTTATCAACCAAAACCCTCGTTATGGCAACCGAACATCAATGAGAGCCCTGcagactggagacctcagcctcactctgaggaaCCCCACGTTCACCGACAGTGGGACCTACACCTGTGCCACCCGCATCCATGGAGTGGACAAGGAGAGGACTGAAGTCCaactgaaggtcaaag AACGTCCTGTCTGGCCCAAAGTCCTCCCAGCTGTCCTGGTTCCTGTCCTTCTCCTCggtgctgtcattattttcCTCCTGTATCGTGTGACACAAAGAGAGAAGCTCATGacag AGGCTCAGCTGACACCACTGGAGGTGATGGAGGGGGCgccgtctgtcctgctgccctacacacacacatgctgtctGGGTGAGGtcgtcaaagtggagtggatcTTTGTGACGGATGAAAACAAGaaggtgtttgtgtttgagaaCGGTCAGATCAAACATGACCAACAACATAGAGATTACAGAGAGCGCGCAGAGATGGAGTCATTCCCACCCAAGGAGAAGAAGACAGACCAGCTGAATTGGTCTGAAGttgacctcagtctgaccctgaggAACCCCGTCTGTGCAGATGGAGGAGTTTACCTCTGCATCATCCACGACAAGGCTGTGAACACCATGAAACTCAAGCTAGTGCCGCTCctggtcaaag AGCCTCTGATGACGACCATTAGAGCTTCACTCGGGAGAGGCAACAGTGCGGCTTCCAAGCCTCTGCCTCCATTTCGTGTGTCTAAAGA AAAGAAGAACGTTGGAGAATCTCATCCACTGAGCAGTCAGCCAGTCTGA